A stretch of the Ptychodera flava strain L36383 chromosome 18, AS_Pfla_20210202, whole genome shotgun sequence genome encodes the following:
- the LOC139117063 gene encoding uncharacterized protein, whose product MPRLQHLDVSQEPTGMTFGQPRFLTNVITPQMLSKLAESTPTLRSLDISRHNLGSWDEELADESDPNVYVQSSIPGLKRLRRPLDFIGMWMTRWIDGVPPNEDQRRQRSKHTHVPAEKVAGGLTKDTLLVALEVYTERRRRFLKVLTIYHRHHRLLESEEVMVRVAKSIFRAMSYHSVDTDLHVQCIDMLCSIITKYSEDGLKFPKGKLHQQMIRAVLRSAARPQCGQSFVDSVCDAFSILEMWESDLEFIPFVKILFRFVTENIIYDMPDLFDLLVMTINTADADKIAQLIDNDVVQLTMTLINMVIRHGETENPNDPYTDPDDTLEPLNVGWHILKKVTAFGNSRGQFLFGGGVPMIKFCINHMLHCNELLGQSKAHRPPYTCLAEELHMPDVCWCEGFDVSVQQNTKMMTSVAGVICNLVLDAECQPFFEDLVLHLYISLTRTNMMPSNTAVAFCILALERPNLWEDESARLSMFDQVVGSRGLRKDVATDVGKLREALMNKDISALITEKAP is encoded by the coding sequence ATGCCCCGTCTGCAACACCTGGATGTATCACAGGAACCGACCGGAATGACCTTCGGCCAGCCCCGTTTTCTCACAAACGTTATCACCCCTCAAATGCTCTCAAAGCTAGCCGAGAGTACACCAACCTTAAGATCTCTAGATATCTCAAGACATAACCTGGGCTCGTGGGACGAAGAGCTGGCAGATGAGAGTGATCCTAATGTTTATGTTCAGAGCTCAATACCTGGACTGAAACGTTTGAGGCGCCCTTTAGATTTCATTGGAATGTGGATGACGAGGTGGATAGATGGTGTTCCGCCAAATGAAGACCAAAGAAGACAACGGTCTAAGCATACTCATGTGCCTGCAGAGAAGGTCGCCGGAGGACTAACCAAAGATACACTACTGGTTGCTCTGGAGGTGTACACCGAAAGGCGGCGTAGGTTTCTTAAAGTCCTGACCATCTATCATAGACACCACCGACTTCTTGAGAGTGAAGAAGTGATGGTCCGTGTCGCCAAGAGTATTTTCCGAGCCATGTCGTATCATTCTGTTGATACTGACCTTCATGTTCAGTGCATTGATATGTTGTGCTCAATCATTACCAAATACTCAGAAGATGGCCTTAAGTTTCCTAAGGGCAAACTCCACCAACAAATGATCCGGGCAGTGCTGCGTTCAGCTGCACGACCTCAGTGCGGTCAGTCCTTCGTAGACAGTGTCTGTGATGCATTCAGTATCCTCGAAATGTGGGAAAGTGACCTTGAATTCATTCCGTTTGTCAAGATCCTGTTCAGATTTGTCACAGAGAACATCATCTATGATATGCCGGACCTGTTCGACCTTCTGGTAATGACAATAAATACCGCTGATGCTGACAAGATAGCCCAACTCATTGACAATGATGTGGTGCAGTTgactatgacattgatcaacaTGGTAATTAGGCATGGTGAAACAGAGAACCCTAATGATCCCTACACAGATCCTGACGACACCTTGGAACCACTGAATGTTGGATGGCACATTCTCAAGAAAGTGACCGCTTTTGGCAATAGTAGGGGACAATTTTTGTTCGGAGGTGGGGTACCCATGATCAAATTCTGCATCAATCATATGCTACACTGTAACGAGTTGCTTGGCCAATCCAAAGCTCACAGACCACCCTATACATGTCTTGCTGAAGAGCTCCACATGCCTGACGTTTGTTGGTGTGAAGGGTTCGATGTCTCAGTTCAGCAAAATACGAAAATGATGACCTCAGTAGCAGGGGTCATCTGTAACCTTGTACTGGATGCAGAGTGTCAGCCTTTCTTTGAAGACTTGGTCCTTCATCTCTATATCTCACTTACAAGAACCAATATGATGCCGTCTAACACTGCCGTGGCATTTTGCATCCTCGCTTTGGAACGACCAAATCTCTGGGAGGATGAGTCCGCGAGACTGTCCATGTTCGACCAAGTTGTTGGTAGTCGTGGTCTCAGGAAAGATGTGGCTACAGACGTTGGTAAGCTCAGGGAAGCTCTGATGAATAAAGATATAAGTGCCTTAATTACTGAAAAAGCTCCCTAA